One Methanoculleus sp. 7T genomic window carries:
- the hisA gene encoding 1-(5-phosphoribosyl)-5-[(5-phosphoribosylamino)methylideneamino]imidazole-4-carboxamide isomerase: protein MEIYPAVDILDGRCVQLVQGRPDAATVYGDPAAWARRWLEEGANGVHIVNLDGAFGRAQKNADLIRTFIRETNAFVELGGGIRSVEDAAGWLDTGVDRVILSTLAVRAPETIRTLADEFGSARVMAGVDARGGEVMIEGWERPAGSYLAWAERFESLGAGSLLYTNVDVEGLQQGIALSPVEELLRRVRGPVVVSGGISSAEDVRALREAGAAGAVLGSALYAGKVRLSDVLEAAHAEE from the coding sequence ATGGAGATCTATCCTGCAGTCGATATCCTGGACGGCCGTTGCGTGCAGCTCGTGCAGGGCCGGCCTGATGCGGCGACGGTCTACGGGGACCCGGCCGCCTGGGCGCGCCGGTGGCTCGAGGAGGGAGCGAACGGCGTCCACATCGTCAACCTCGATGGGGCGTTCGGCCGGGCGCAGAAGAACGCCGACCTGATCCGAACGTTCATCAGGGAGACGAACGCTTTCGTCGAACTCGGCGGGGGTATCAGGAGCGTGGAGGACGCCGCAGGCTGGCTCGATACCGGCGTCGACCGGGTCATCCTCTCGACCCTCGCGGTCAGGGCGCCGGAGACTATCCGGACGCTCGCCGATGAGTTTGGGAGTGCTCGGGTCATGGCGGGGGTCGACGCCCGCGGAGGCGAGGTGATGATCGAGGGATGGGAGCGCCCGGCTGGGAGTTACCTTGCGTGGGCTGAGCGGTTCGAGAGCCTCGGCGCGGGATCGCTCCTCTACACGAATGTGGATGTGGAGGGGCTCCAGCAGGGGATCGCGCTTTCACCTGTGGAGGAACTCCTCCGCCGGGTGAGGGGTCCGGTTGTGGTCTCGGGCGGGATATCGAGCGCGGAAGACGTCAGGGCCCTCCGGGAGGCCGGAGCAGCGGGTGCGGTCCTCGGCTCGGCCCTCTATGCCGGGAAGGTCCGGCTTTCGGATGTTCTGGAGGCGGCGCATGCGGAGGAGTGA
- the hisB gene encoding imidazoleglycerol-phosphate dehydratase HisB: MRRSEIRRATRETDISLSLDLDGTGAGTIETGIPFFDHMLTSFARHSRMDLTVRAAGDLGVDAHHTIEDIGIVLGTALAEAVGDGRGITRFADAAVPMDEAVARVALDVGGRGYLVFEGGFSPVGPGGIPGDLIEHFFYSLCTNAGITAHIAVAGRNDHHICEAAFKAFARALRAAVTVDPAIGDVPSTKGTL; encoded by the coding sequence ATGCGGAGGAGTGAGATCCGCCGTGCCACGAGGGAGACCGATATCAGCCTCTCCCTCGACCTCGACGGGACCGGGGCCGGGACCATCGAGACCGGGATACCGTTCTTCGACCACATGCTGACTTCGTTTGCCCGGCACAGCAGGATGGACCTCACCGTCCGGGCGGCCGGGGACCTCGGGGTGGACGCCCACCATACTATCGAAGACATCGGGATCGTCCTCGGGACCGCCCTTGCGGAGGCTGTCGGCGACGGTCGGGGGATCACCCGGTTCGCCGACGCCGCAGTCCCGATGGACGAGGCGGTCGCCCGGGTGGCGCTCGATGTCGGCGGCCGGGGCTACCTCGTCTTCGAGGGGGGCTTCTCGCCGGTGGGACCGGGGGGCATCCCCGGCGACCTCATCGAGCATTTCTTCTACAGCCTCTGCACGAACGCCGGGATCACGGCCCACATCGCGGTCGCGGGCAGGAACGACCACCACATCTGCGAAGCGGCGTTCAAGGCGTTTGCCCGGGCGCTCCGAGCGGCCGTGACGGTCGACCCCGCGATCGGCGATGTGCCGAGCACCAAGGGGACGCTCTGA
- a CDS encoding histone family protein, translating into MADLPIAAVVRIAKKNGAERVGSDAAAALVAKAEAYIAELTKEANRLAQHAGRKTIKAEDVELAVKSA; encoded by the coding sequence ATGGCAGATCTACCTATTGCTGCGGTTGTACGTATCGCAAAGAAGAATGGTGCTGAGCGGGTCGGCAGCGACGCTGCCGCCGCACTGGTTGCAAAGGCCGAGGCGTACATCGCCGAGCTGACCAAGGAAGCCAACAGGCTTGCCCAGCACGCGGGACGCAAGACGATCAAGGCAGAAGACGTCGAACTCGCGGTTAAGTCCGCGTAA
- the hisG gene encoding ATP phosphoribosyltransferase yields the protein MTKPPFRQHGPGPGLVRLAIPNKGRIAQPINELIERSGLHLVDGGERRLITRTHDPNVEILFARPIDIPEYVASGVADLGITGRDMVLERGSAVEQVLDLQIGKATLVVAVPEEADIKAVADLDGAKVATEFPSITRSFFAERGITVTVVTVSGACEATPHLGIADAIVDLSSSGTTLRTNHLRVIEEVLTSTTVLVANPDALAAKREKIDELVLALESVIRAKGQCYLMMNVHRNALSDVKQVLPGLSGPTVMDVASDENLVAVHAVVTEDRVYQLINQLKRAGAKDILVMPIERIIR from the coding sequence ATGACCAAACCACCATTCCGACAGCACGGGCCCGGACCCGGGCTCGTCCGTCTTGCCATCCCGAATAAAGGCAGGATCGCCCAGCCCATCAACGAACTGATCGAGAGGAGCGGCCTCCATCTGGTCGACGGGGGAGAGCGGAGGCTCATCACCCGGACCCATGACCCGAACGTGGAGATCCTCTTCGCCCGCCCGATCGATATCCCGGAGTACGTGGCGAGCGGCGTCGCCGACCTCGGCATCACCGGGAGGGATATGGTCCTAGAGCGGGGTTCGGCGGTCGAGCAGGTCTTGGACCTCCAGATCGGCAAGGCGACGCTCGTCGTGGCCGTGCCGGAGGAGGCCGATATCAAGGCCGTCGCCGACCTCGACGGCGCGAAGGTGGCGACCGAGTTTCCGTCGATCACCCGCTCGTTCTTTGCGGAGCGCGGGATCACCGTGACGGTGGTGACCGTGAGCGGAGCATGCGAGGCGACGCCGCACCTCGGGATCGCCGACGCCATCGTCGACCTCTCCTCCTCGGGGACGACCCTCCGGACGAACCATCTCCGTGTTATTGAGGAGGTGCTCACCTCCACAACGGTTCTCGTGGCGAACCCCGACGCCCTCGCGGCCAAGCGGGAGAAGATCGACGAACTCGTCCTTGCCCTCGAGAGCGTCATCCGGGCGAAGGGGCAGTGCTACCTGATGATGAACGTCCACAGAAACGCGCTTTCGGACGTCAAGCAGGTGCTGCCCGGCCTCTCCGGCCCGACGGTGATGGACGTGGCATCTGACGAGAACCTGGTGGCCGTTCACGCCGTCGTGACGGAGGATCGGGTCTACCAGTTGATCAACCAGTTAAAACGGGCCGGCGCAAAAGACATATTAGTCATGCCCATCGAACGGATCATACGCTGA
- a CDS encoding methionine adenosyltransferase: MTRNISVEGLDQIPIERQRIELVERKCLGHPDSLADGIAESISRALSRSYLEECGTVLHHNTDQGEVVAGESIPKFGGGRITRPIYFLISGRATKTFNGVNIPADAIAVEAARDYIKKILPTLNMDRDVIVDCRMGKGSTDLQDVFRSCEGKVPRANDTSFGVGHAPFSEAESIVKGVAAFLDDKLRPRYPVIGQDCKIMCLRDGDTITLTIAMAFVDRYCSSITEYIELKNILTEQIAAVAKQFTSRKVNVAINTADDLETASVFLTVSGTSAEMGDDGSVGRGNRANGLITPNRPMSMEATSGKNPINHIGKIYNLLATQIAQDCVAEVDGIEEMYVRILSQIGYPIDQPHVASAQVLTKPGVTIKSVKPEIDAIIDGWLEKTTTITEKVIRGELSTF, from the coding sequence ATGACCAGGAACATCAGCGTAGAAGGGCTTGACCAGATCCCGATCGAGAGACAGCGGATTGAACTGGTGGAGAGGAAGTGCCTCGGGCACCCGGACAGCCTCGCGGATGGGATCGCGGAGTCGATCAGCCGGGCGCTCAGCAGGTCGTACCTCGAGGAATGCGGCACCGTCCTGCACCACAACACCGACCAGGGCGAGGTCGTGGCAGGGGAGTCGATCCCGAAGTTCGGCGGCGGCCGGATCACAAGGCCGATCTACTTCCTGATATCGGGGAGGGCGACCAAGACCTTCAACGGCGTGAACATCCCTGCGGATGCGATCGCAGTCGAGGCGGCACGCGACTACATTAAAAAGATCCTCCCCACCCTCAACATGGACCGCGACGTCATCGTGGACTGCCGGATGGGGAAGGGGTCGACCGACTTGCAGGACGTCTTCCGGTCCTGCGAGGGGAAGGTCCCGCGGGCGAACGACACCTCGTTCGGTGTCGGGCACGCGCCGTTCAGCGAGGCGGAGAGCATCGTTAAAGGCGTTGCTGCCTTCCTCGACGACAAACTTCGCCCGAGGTACCCCGTCATCGGCCAGGACTGCAAGATCATGTGCCTGCGCGACGGCGACACCATCACGCTCACCATCGCGATGGCGTTCGTGGACCGCTACTGCTCAAGCATCACCGAGTACATCGAGCTGAAGAACATCCTGACCGAACAGATTGCGGCGGTCGCAAAGCAGTTCACGAGCCGCAAGGTCAACGTGGCGATTAACACCGCCGACGACCTCGAGACCGCCAGCGTCTTCCTGACGGTCTCGGGGACCTCGGCCGAGATGGGCGACGATGGGTCCGTCGGCCGCGGCAACCGCGCAAACGGGCTGATCACCCCGAACCGCCCCATGAGCATGGAGGCGACGAGCGGTAAGAACCCGATCAACCACATCGGCAAGATCTACAACCTCCTTGCGACCCAGATCGCACAGGACTGCGTCGCGGAGGTCGACGGCATCGAGGAGATGTACGTCCGTATCCTCTCCCAGATCGGCTACCCGATCGACCAGCCGCACGTGGCAAGCGCTCAGGTCCTCACGAAGCCGGGCGTAACCATCAAGTCGGTCAAACCCGAGATCGATGCAATCATCGACGGGTGGCTGGAGAAGACCACCACCATCACCGAGAAGGTCATCAGGGGAGAACTCTCCACCTTCTGA